In a genomic window of Flavobacterium sp. KACC 22761:
- a CDS encoding universal stress protein → MKRILVPTDFSEHAEDALKVASQIAKRNNSEIVILHMLELPHQMNDAILGGTSIPETMLFMKKANEMLDEASSRPYLDGISVTEIVKMDKPIHGILQVSKDYEIDLIIMGSHGSSGIEELLIGSNTEKVVRNSEIPVLVIKKDISDFKVTDIVFASDFSEETKKPFNKLLNFTKFFEAKIHLVTICTPNSFKPTHVMEKAMKNFVTEFGITNYTTQIYNDTNIEKGILNFSNSINADIIGMCTHGRTGFAHFFNGSISEGLVNHTVRPVITLKI, encoded by the coding sequence ATGAAACGAATTTTAGTTCCTACTGACTTTTCAGAACATGCTGAAGATGCGTTAAAAGTGGCCTCGCAAATTGCCAAAAGAAACAATTCAGAAATTGTCATTTTGCACATGCTTGAATTGCCGCACCAAATGAATGACGCCATACTGGGAGGCACAAGCATCCCTGAAACTATGCTTTTCATGAAAAAAGCAAACGAAATGCTAGACGAAGCATCTTCAAGACCATATCTGGACGGAATCTCGGTAACTGAAATTGTAAAAATGGACAAACCAATTCACGGAATCCTCCAAGTAAGCAAGGACTACGAAATTGATTTAATTATAATGGGATCTCACGGTTCATCTGGCATTGAAGAACTCTTAATAGGCTCAAATACTGAAAAAGTTGTTCGAAATTCTGAAATTCCGGTTTTGGTTATCAAAAAAGACATTTCGGACTTCAAAGTTACCGATATTGTCTTTGCTTCTGATTTTTCTGAAGAAACCAAAAAACCGTTCAATAAACTATTGAATTTCACCAAATTCTTTGAAGCAAAAATCCACCTTGTAACCATCTGCACACCAAACAGCTTTAAGCCGACACATGTCATGGAAAAAGCAATGAAGAATTTTGTAACAGAATTTGGCATAACCAATTATACAACTCAAATTTACAACGACACTAATATTGAAAAAGGAATCCTCAATTTTTCGAACAGCATAAACGCAGACATCATAGGAATGTGCACACATGGCAGAACAGGTTTTGCACATTTCTTTAACGGTAGCATAAGCGAAGGGCTAGTAAACCACACCGTCAGACCTGTTATTACGTTAAAGATTTAA